A genomic stretch from Terriglobus sp. RCC_193 includes:
- the pnp gene encoding polyribonucleotide nucleotidyltransferase, whose translation MKQEIIVELAGGKSIKFETGRIAKQASGAAFVSSGDTVILATAVGAPEPKEGIDFFPLTVEYRETSYAGGRIPGGFIKREGRPSEKEILTSRQIDRPIRPLFAETYRNETQVVAFVYSADKQNDPDAIAINGASCALALSDIPFLGPIGAVRIGIVDDQFIVNPTYEERQKSLLNIMVAGTKDGITMVESGAKEVSEDKAVEAIEFAHEQIKLICAAINELVAKAGKPKRAVAEAEDLSGYYNELKGQIGEELADALNTQKYAKTESYSKIAEIKSRLKKALPEGDAAAAKRLGKVYELLRENIFRDQVLKDRIRPDRRAFDQVRAIDIEVGVLPRTHGSALFTRGETQALVTATLGTGDDAQRLETYEGEQKRRFMLHYNFPPYSVGEVGRMTGTGRREIGHGALASRAIEAVLPDEKSSPYTLRVVSDITESNGSSSMASVCGASLSLMQAGIPLKAAVAGIAMGLVKEGDDYAVLTDIAGAEDHYGDMDFKVAGTREGITALQMDIKIMGITAQIMREALAQAKAARIFLLDKMDAVIASASEEKSRYAPQIKTLQIPTDKIRDLIGPGGKVIRGIIEATQVKIDVDDSGKVDVSSSDPDGLARAIQMISDLTAVPEPGKTYLGKVVRLAEFGAFVEIFPGTDGLLHVSEIAEHRVKDVKDELREGDQILVKVLAIEGNRIKLSRKAVLKEQRAKLGLPDPQVEEGSSDPAPRAPRPATPAPTETITLEGGDDYDEDDDLDDEGEDEGDEPDAANPDAPSQNAGDAAQAQRRRRRRRGGRRAPGAGGNSGAPRA comes from the coding sequence ATGAAGCAGGAGATTATCGTTGAGCTTGCCGGTGGCAAGTCCATCAAATTTGAGACGGGCCGCATTGCCAAGCAGGCATCCGGCGCGGCTTTCGTAAGCAGCGGCGACACGGTTATTCTGGCAACGGCCGTTGGCGCTCCGGAGCCGAAGGAAGGCATCGACTTCTTTCCGCTAACCGTTGAATATCGTGAAACCAGCTATGCTGGTGGCCGCATCCCCGGTGGCTTCATCAAGCGCGAAGGACGCCCTTCTGAGAAGGAAATCCTCACCTCGCGCCAGATTGACCGCCCCATTCGTCCCTTGTTCGCAGAGACTTACCGCAACGAAACCCAGGTGGTTGCGTTCGTGTACTCCGCAGACAAGCAGAACGATCCAGATGCGATTGCGATCAATGGTGCATCGTGCGCCTTGGCGCTGTCGGATATTCCGTTCCTCGGCCCCATCGGTGCGGTTCGCATTGGTATTGTCGATGACCAGTTCATCGTGAACCCCACCTATGAGGAGCGTCAGAAGAGTCTTCTGAACATCATGGTGGCCGGTACGAAGGACGGCATCACGATGGTGGAGTCCGGCGCGAAGGAAGTGTCGGAAGACAAGGCTGTTGAGGCAATCGAGTTTGCGCATGAGCAGATCAAGCTGATCTGCGCTGCCATCAATGAACTGGTCGCGAAGGCTGGCAAGCCGAAGCGTGCCGTTGCAGAAGCCGAAGACCTTTCCGGCTACTACAACGAACTGAAGGGGCAGATCGGCGAAGAACTGGCCGACGCTCTGAACACGCAGAAATACGCCAAGACCGAGAGCTACAGCAAGATCGCTGAGATCAAGTCGCGCCTGAAGAAGGCTCTGCCTGAAGGCGATGCTGCCGCAGCCAAGCGCCTGGGCAAGGTCTACGAACTGCTTCGCGAAAACATCTTCCGCGATCAGGTTCTTAAGGACCGCATCCGTCCCGACCGTCGCGCATTCGATCAGGTTCGCGCTATCGACATCGAAGTGGGAGTTCTGCCGCGCACGCATGGTTCGGCTCTGTTCACCCGTGGTGAGACGCAGGCTCTGGTCACCGCAACGCTCGGCACCGGCGACGATGCACAGCGTCTGGAGACTTACGAAGGCGAACAGAAGCGTCGCTTCATGCTGCACTATAACTTCCCGCCGTATTCCGTTGGTGAAGTTGGACGTATGACCGGCACCGGTCGTCGCGAAATCGGCCACGGCGCGCTGGCGTCGCGTGCGATTGAGGCGGTTCTGCCGGACGAGAAGTCCTCGCCGTACACGCTGCGCGTGGTGTCGGACATCACGGAATCGAACGGTTCTTCCTCCATGGCTTCGGTCTGCGGCGCTTCGCTGTCGCTGATGCAGGCGGGCATTCCTCTGAAGGCTGCTGTGGCCGGTATCGCAATGGGCCTGGTAAAGGAAGGCGATGATTACGCCGTCCTGACTGACATTGCCGGTGCGGAAGACCACTATGGCGATATGGACTTCAAGGTAGCCGGAACGCGCGAGGGTATTACCGCGCTGCAGATGGATATCAAGATCATGGGCATTACCGCCCAGATCATGCGTGAGGCTCTGGCACAGGCCAAGGCTGCTCGCATCTTCCTGCTGGACAAGATGGATGCGGTGATCGCGTCGGCGTCGGAAGAGAAGTCGCGTTACGCTCCGCAGATCAAGACCCTGCAGATTCCGACGGACAAGATTCGTGACCTGATCGGACCTGGCGGTAAGGTGATCCGCGGCATTATCGAAGCCACGCAGGTGAAGATCGACGTGGACGACAGCGGTAAGGTTGATGTTTCGTCGAGCGATCCCGATGGTCTGGCACGCGCGATCCAGATGATTTCCGATCTGACTGCGGTTCCTGAGCCCGGTAAGACCTACCTGGGTAAGGTGGTTCGTCTGGCAGAGTTCGGCGCGTTCGTCGAAATCTTCCCCGGTACGGATGGCCTGCTCCACGTTTCGGAGATCGCAGAGCATCGTGTGAAGGACGTGAAGGACGAACTGCGCGAAGGCGATCAGATCCTGGTGAAGGTACTGGCGATTGAAGGCAACCGTATCAAGCTGAGCCGAAAGGCTGTTCTGAAGGAGCAGCGCGCGAAGCTTGGTCTGCCTGATCCGCAGGTAGAAGAGGGCAGTAGCGATCCTGCGCCGCGTGCTCCGCGTCCGGCAACTCCTGCTCCGACGGAGACCATCACGCTGGAAGGTGGCGATGACTACGACGAGGACGATGATCTGGACGATGAGGGCGAGGACGAAGGTGATGAGCCCGATGCCGCGAACCCGGATGCGCCGTCGCAGAATGCAGGCGACGCAGCTCAGGCACAGCGTCGTCGTCGCCGTCGTCGTGGCGGACGTCGTGCACCTGGTGCTGGTGGCAACAGCGGTGCTCCTCGCGCGTAA
- the rpsO gene encoding 30S ribosomal protein S15: protein MLATVKKNEIISKYRVHDTDTGSPEVQIAILSERIGQLTEHFKTHKKDHGSRRGLLMLVSKRRSLLDYLKKNDSDRYREVIAKLGIRK from the coding sequence GTGTTGGCAACAGTTAAAAAGAACGAGATCATCAGCAAGTATCGTGTGCACGATACCGATACCGGCAGCCCCGAAGTGCAGATCGCTATTCTGAGCGAGCGCATCGGTCAGTTGACCGAGCATTTCAAGACGCACAAGAAGGACCATGGTTCGCGCCGCGGCCTGCTGATGCTGGTATCCAAGCGCCGCAGCCTGCTGGATTACCTGAAGAAGAACGACTCCGACCGCTATCGCGAAGTGATCGCAAAGCTCGGCATCCGTAAGTAA
- a CDS encoding dienelactone hydrolase family protein gives MILAPHEYVTLETPYGPMRTHIVRPAAPGKYPGLVFYSEIFQVTEPIRRTAALLAGHGYVVAMPEVYHEFLPVGEVLAYDQAGSDVGNKHKYEKELASYDADTRAVLDHLKSREDCTGELGAIGICLGGHLSFRAAFEPDVRATVCFYGTDIHKGSLGKGQNDDSLARAAEIKGELLMIWGRQDPHIPLEGRRTILARLDELNLRFAWHEVNGAHAFMRDEGARYDPALALHLYRETLDFFARRLGQGDR, from the coding sequence GTGATCCTTGCACCGCACGAATATGTAACCCTTGAAACTCCTTATGGCCCCATGCGCACGCATATCGTGCGTCCGGCAGCTCCTGGCAAGTATCCGGGACTGGTGTTTTATTCGGAGATATTTCAGGTTACCGAGCCCATCCGTCGCACGGCTGCGTTGCTTGCAGGGCACGGCTATGTCGTTGCCATGCCAGAGGTTTACCATGAGTTTCTGCCCGTGGGTGAAGTGCTGGCATACGATCAGGCCGGCAGCGACGTGGGCAACAAGCACAAGTATGAAAAGGAACTGGCCAGCTATGACGCGGATACGCGCGCGGTGCTGGATCACCTGAAATCGCGCGAGGATTGCACAGGCGAGCTTGGCGCCATTGGCATCTGTCTTGGTGGTCATCTGTCGTTCCGCGCTGCCTTTGAGCCAGACGTGCGTGCCACGGTTTGCTTCTATGGCACGGACATCCACAAAGGTTCGCTGGGCAAGGGGCAGAACGATGATTCGTTAGCCCGTGCTGCAGAGATCAAAGGTGAGTTGCTGATGATCTGGGGGCGACAGGACCCGCACATTCCGTTGGAAGGACGTCGTACGATCCTTGCGCGTTTGGATGAGTTGAACCTTCGCTTTGCATGGCATGAAGTAAACGGAGCACATGCGTTCATGCGCGATGAAGGCGCCCGCTACGATCCAGCACTTGCACTGCACCTGTATCGCGAGACACTGGACTTTTTTGCGCGACGACTGGGACAGGGAGACCGATAG
- a CDS encoding glycosyltransferase family 2 protein translates to MSSQEAAHTGSLELTVVMPCLNEAETLAVCVDKAIAALRENNIAGEVVVADNGSTDGSQQIATDHGARVVNVPIRGYGAALNAGILAAQGKYVLMADADDSYNFAHIPRFLEQLRNGADLVMGNRFAGGIGPGAMPPLHKYLGNPVLSWMGRTLFHTPVGDFHCGIRAFSKNAYESLALRTTGMEFASEMVVKASLQKQKIVEVPTTLQKDGRSRPPHLKTWRDGWRHFRFLLLYSPRWLFLFPGLTLMLGGFGLMAWLLPAERPLGHVNLGVDTLAYAAAAVLLGFQLVFFGVAAKVFAITEGLLPEDESFDRWFRYITLETGLIAGVLLLLVGVGIAISSVVGWAHTGYGPLPPVEMMRRTLPAMLCLMLGTQVCFGSFFLSLLGLRRR, encoded by the coding sequence ATGAGCTCACAGGAAGCCGCACATACAGGTTCGTTGGAACTCACAGTTGTTATGCCCTGCCTGAACGAGGCAGAAACACTTGCCGTTTGCGTAGACAAAGCGATAGCGGCACTGCGCGAGAACAACATCGCAGGGGAAGTGGTGGTTGCGGACAACGGTTCCACCGACGGTTCGCAGCAGATTGCCACAGACCACGGCGCACGGGTAGTGAACGTACCTATCCGTGGTTACGGAGCTGCATTAAACGCGGGCATTCTCGCCGCGCAAGGCAAGTATGTGTTGATGGCGGATGCGGACGACAGCTACAACTTCGCGCATATTCCGCGGTTCCTGGAACAACTTCGCAATGGCGCAGATCTGGTTATGGGCAATCGCTTCGCCGGTGGAATTGGGCCGGGAGCGATGCCGCCGCTGCATAAATATCTTGGCAATCCGGTCCTGAGCTGGATGGGACGCACGCTGTTCCACACACCCGTTGGCGACTTCCATTGTGGCATCCGTGCCTTCAGTAAGAACGCCTATGAGTCTCTCGCGCTGCGCACCACGGGCATGGAGTTTGCCAGCGAGATGGTGGTGAAGGCGTCGCTGCAGAAACAGAAGATTGTCGAAGTGCCGACGACGTTGCAGAAGGATGGCCGCAGCCGTCCTCCGCATCTGAAAACGTGGCGTGACGGATGGCGTCACTTCCGCTTTCTCCTGTTGTATTCGCCGCGTTGGCTCTTCCTGTTTCCTGGTCTCACGCTGATGCTTGGCGGTTTTGGGTTGATGGCATGGCTGCTGCCTGCGGAGCGTCCGCTGGGACATGTCAACCTGGGCGTGGATACGCTGGCCTATGCGGCTGCGGCTGTGTTGTTAGGCTTCCAACTTGTCTTCTTTGGTGTTGCGGCGAAAGTGTTTGCCATCACCGAGGGACTTCTGCCGGAAGACGAAAGCTTTGACCGTTGGTTTCGGTACATCACGCTGGAAACCGGCCTGATTGCAGGCGTATTGCTACTGCTGGTGGGTGTCGGAATTGCCATCTCTTCGGTTGTCGGATGGGCGCATACGGGCTATGGCCCACTACCTCCGGTAGAGATGATGCGTCGCACGCTGCCTGCCATGTTGTGCCTGATGTTGGGAACGCAGGTTTGTTTCGGTAGCTTCTTCCTTAGCCTTCTGGGTCTGCGTCGCCGGTAA
- a CDS encoding zinc-binding dehydrogenase, with protein MAKTMQAVVLHGREDLRLETVSVPEIGPGELLVRAGAALTCGTDLKVFRRGYHAKMLVPPTLFGHEIAGTIVAMGEGVAGFQPGDRVVASNSAPCGVCLFCRRDQPNLCSDLMFNNGAYAEYIRIPARIVEKNTLHIPDGVPFEQAALMEPLACVVLGLEQCFPKPGDTLVVIGAGPIGLMFIRTAHISGCRVIAVVKRDDQVASARRFGADEVVQIADGVDTVAAVRALTPENEGADIVVECVATPATWEQSVDMVRKGGTVNFFGGPPSGTVVALDTNRLHYGDITLKATFHHTPATNRRAFELITSGRMHAEDFITATASLSDVPDVFAKMLVRSGNRMLDIKTAILPGSAA; from the coding sequence ATGGCAAAGACGATGCAAGCCGTAGTTCTCCATGGCAGGGAAGACCTGAGGCTGGAGACGGTTTCTGTTCCAGAAATTGGTCCCGGAGAGCTTTTGGTTCGCGCTGGCGCGGCCTTGACCTGTGGGACAGACCTGAAGGTGTTCCGCCGCGGATACCACGCGAAAATGCTGGTCCCTCCCACGCTCTTCGGGCATGAAATTGCCGGAACCATCGTGGCTATGGGTGAGGGAGTTGCCGGTTTTCAGCCCGGTGATCGTGTTGTGGCGTCGAATTCGGCTCCTTGTGGCGTTTGCCTGTTCTGCCGTCGCGATCAGCCGAACCTGTGCAGCGATTTGATGTTTAATAACGGCGCCTATGCCGAATATATCCGTATTCCGGCGCGCATCGTGGAGAAGAATACACTGCACATCCCGGACGGAGTTCCGTTTGAGCAAGCTGCTCTGATGGAGCCATTGGCGTGTGTGGTCCTGGGGTTGGAGCAATGTTTCCCCAAGCCGGGTGACACTCTGGTGGTTATCGGAGCCGGTCCGATTGGACTCATGTTCATCCGCACGGCGCACATTAGCGGGTGCCGTGTGATTGCCGTGGTGAAGCGTGATGACCAGGTTGCCAGCGCGAGGAGATTTGGCGCGGATGAAGTGGTTCAGATTGCGGATGGCGTCGATACCGTTGCGGCTGTGCGTGCTCTGACGCCTGAAAATGAAGGCGCGGACATTGTGGTGGAATGTGTTGCCACACCGGCCACGTGGGAGCAGTCCGTCGACATGGTGCGTAAGGGCGGCACGGTGAATTTCTTCGGCGGCCCACCAAGCGGTACGGTCGTGGCGCTGGATACCAATCGGCTGCACTACGGCGACATCACTCTGAAGGCCACGTTCCATCACACACCGGCCACGAATCGCCGTGCTTTTGAACTCATCACCAGCGGACGCATGCATGCGGAAGATTTCATTACTGCCACCGCATCGTTGAGTGATGTACCGGATGTTTTCGCGAAGATGCTGGTACGCAGCGGCAACCGCATGCTCGACATCAAGACGGCCATCCTGCCCGGGAGCGCGGCATGA
- a CDS encoding phytoene/squalene synthase family protein, with the protein MRRTVQLEAAYAECCAIAKREAKNFYYGFLALPKHKREAMCAVYAFMRRADDISDDESFTLETRRMQMAGWLASWNGFRRAAFHDESPVLPEDKRDHAVFLAVADVQQSFGVSDNLLEQLIVGTTMDLKVEPPQGVRRIQLESRTVDVYETMQALEGYCYLVASVVGLTTIRIFGYCDHVAEEYAEKIGLAFQLTNILRDVKEDAERGRVYLPEDLLAKHQLTAQDVLAASASGSMRPELRTLLAEVATRAEKYYAAAEDLIPLLDRDSRPAMRVLITIYHLLLKEIVARNYDVLQQRVSVSTGRKLRVLAGGMVRALLARGGTA; encoded by the coding sequence ATGCGTCGCACAGTGCAACTCGAAGCCGCGTATGCGGAGTGCTGCGCCATTGCCAAGCGCGAAGCCAAGAATTTTTACTATGGCTTCCTCGCGTTGCCAAAACACAAGCGCGAAGCCATGTGCGCCGTGTATGCGTTTATGCGTCGTGCAGATGACATCAGCGACGATGAAAGTTTCACGCTCGAAACGCGCCGCATGCAAATGGCTGGATGGCTGGCTTCCTGGAACGGGTTTCGCCGCGCGGCGTTTCATGATGAGTCGCCCGTGCTGCCGGAAGATAAGCGTGATCATGCTGTCTTTCTTGCGGTTGCGGACGTGCAGCAGAGTTTCGGCGTGTCGGACAATCTGTTGGAACAGCTTATCGTTGGCACCACGATGGACCTGAAGGTGGAGCCGCCGCAGGGTGTTCGCCGCATACAGTTGGAGAGCCGCACGGTAGATGTTTACGAGACGATGCAGGCGCTGGAAGGCTATTGCTACCTTGTGGCGTCTGTCGTGGGGCTTACGACGATCCGTATCTTCGGCTACTGCGATCACGTTGCGGAAGAGTATGCAGAGAAGATTGGGCTTGCGTTTCAACTGACGAATATTCTGCGCGATGTGAAGGAAGATGCAGAACGTGGCCGTGTCTATCTTCCGGAAGACCTGCTCGCAAAGCATCAATTAACAGCACAGGATGTTCTGGCAGCGTCTGCAAGCGGCTCAATGCGTCCGGAGTTGCGCACATTGCTTGCGGAAGTTGCCACTCGCGCAGAGAAATACTACGCTGCTGCGGAGGATTTGATCCCGCTGCTCGACCGCGATAGCCGGCCCGCGATGCGCGTTCTCATTACGATCTATCACCTGTTGCTGAAGGAGATCGTTGCACGCAACTATGACGTGCTGCAGCAGCGTGTGAGCGTCTCTACAGGACGCAAGTTGCGTGTGCTGGCGGGCGGCATGGTGCGTGCACTGCTGGCTCGCGGAGGAACGGCGTGA
- the hpnC gene encoding squalene synthase HpnC, with translation MTSVAEQRLEGAPVELLEPATRPTLEEAQAWCKALAESHYENFHVATAFLSKPLRSHFHAVYAFCRVSDDLGDEVADTATATRLLSTWRQMLDECYDAPELSRHPVFVALRPTIVACDLPKQPFTDLIAAFELDQVKTRFATLREDEEYSVYSANPVGSLVLYLCGYRDPALHALSHKTCTALQLANFWQDVGEDLHERDRIYLPQDRMEKFGVTEADLRSGRETAGYRTMLQELCAETRVMLLEGAPLIDRVDRELAATLRLFTQGGLAILDAIAAIGYNTLSQRPEVSKSAKLKLLFGAGLSKLGVHRGSRGLR, from the coding sequence ATGACGTCCGTGGCAGAGCAGCGGCTGGAAGGCGCTCCAGTGGAATTACTGGAGCCAGCCACGCGTCCCACGCTGGAGGAGGCGCAGGCATGGTGCAAGGCGCTGGCTGAATCGCATTACGAAAACTTCCATGTAGCCACGGCATTCCTGTCGAAGCCGTTGCGTTCACACTTTCATGCGGTGTATGCCTTCTGCCGCGTGTCGGATGATCTGGGGGATGAAGTCGCGGACACGGCAACAGCCACGCGCCTGTTGTCTACGTGGCGCCAGATGTTGGATGAGTGCTACGACGCGCCGGAATTGTCGCGGCATCCTGTCTTTGTTGCTTTGCGGCCAACGATCGTGGCTTGCGATTTGCCGAAGCAACCATTTACCGATCTCATTGCAGCGTTTGAGCTAGACCAGGTGAAGACGCGTTTTGCTACGTTGCGCGAGGACGAAGAATACTCCGTGTATTCGGCAAATCCGGTTGGCTCGTTGGTGCTGTATCTGTGCGGCTATCGTGATCCTGCGCTTCATGCGTTGAGCCATAAGACATGCACGGCACTGCAGCTTGCAAACTTCTGGCAGGATGTGGGCGAAGACCTGCACGAACGCGACCGTATCTATCTGCCGCAGGATCGGATGGAGAAGTTTGGCGTGACGGAAGCGGACCTTCGCAGCGGACGCGAGACGGCTGGCTATCGCACGATGTTGCAGGAACTATGCGCAGAGACGCGCGTGATGTTGCTGGAAGGCGCACCGTTGATTGATCGCGTGGACCGCGAACTTGCGGCGACGCTGCGGCTCTTTACGCAGGGCGGCCTTGCCATCCTGGATGCAATTGCAGCCATTGGGTACAACACGCTGAGTCAGCGCCCTGAAGTCAGCAAGAGTGCAAAGTTAAAGCTGCTGTTTGGCGCCGGACTGAGTAAGCTTGGTGTGCATCGTGGATCGCGGGGTCTCCGTTGA
- a CDS encoding endo-1,4-beta-xylanase yields the protein MSGAHSLKAHAMDARMLFGFAVNTQKLRDDTAYRALIEQQCSIIVAENAMKWRALRPAIDQFSFADADALVEFAARRHIRLRGHNLCWHEALPEWFSKQVTQVNARQLLRDHIRTVAGRYAGRMHSWDVVNEAIEVKDGRPDGLRNTPWLQLIGTDYIEMAFRVARDADPSALLTYNEYGIEQETQEAARKRAAVLLMLRRLKQRNVPLDAVGIQSHLQAQPLYGYGAGLQRFVQDCREMGLEVFITELDVNDRTLPADVATRDIGVANRYRSYLDLLLPERNVTAVLTWGVSDAGTWLNNGKDRAREDGLPQRPLLFDGHLKAKPAFAAVRDAFDTRRPTGALQGTPPSQKPLPKL from the coding sequence GTGAGCGGGGCTCACTCTTTGAAGGCACACGCGATGGATGCGCGTATGCTCTTTGGTTTCGCGGTGAATACGCAGAAGCTGCGCGATGATACGGCCTATCGCGCTCTTATAGAACAGCAGTGCAGCATCATCGTCGCGGAGAATGCGATGAAATGGCGTGCGCTACGCCCGGCTATCGACCAATTTTCCTTTGCAGATGCGGATGCACTGGTGGAATTTGCTGCCCGGCGTCACATCCGTCTGCGCGGCCATAACCTTTGTTGGCATGAGGCGCTGCCGGAGTGGTTCTCGAAACAGGTGACGCAGGTGAATGCGCGCCAGTTGCTGCGGGACCATATCCGCACCGTTGCCGGTCGTTATGCCGGGCGGATGCATTCCTGGGATGTTGTGAACGAGGCGATCGAGGTGAAGGATGGCCGTCCAGATGGTCTTCGCAACACTCCCTGGCTGCAACTCATCGGCACGGATTACATCGAAATGGCGTTTCGTGTGGCGCGAGACGCCGATCCGTCGGCGTTGTTGACCTATAACGAGTACGGGATTGAGCAGGAAACGCAGGAAGCCGCCAGGAAGCGGGCGGCGGTGTTGCTGATGCTGCGGCGGTTGAAGCAACGAAATGTGCCGTTGGACGCCGTTGGTATTCAGTCCCATTTGCAGGCGCAACCCTTGTATGGCTATGGGGCTGGTTTGCAGCGGTTTGTGCAGGATTGCCGTGAGATGGGGCTGGAAGTCTTTATTACGGAACTGGATGTGAACGACCGGACGCTGCCTGCCGATGTTGCAACGCGGGATATTGGCGTGGCCAATCGCTATCGCAGCTATCTGGATCTGCTGCTGCCGGAAAGAAATGTGACTGCTGTGCTGACATGGGGCGTTTCAGACGCGGGGACATGGCTCAACAACGGCAAGGACCGGGCGAGGGAAGACGGTTTACCCCAACGACCTCTGCTGTTTGACGGTCACCTGAAGGCGAAACCGGCATTTGCGGCAGTACGGGACGCTTTTGACACCCGGCGACCGACGGGTGCCTTGCAGGGTACTCCGCCGTCGCAGAAACCATTGCCAAAACTGTAG
- a CDS encoding MlaE family ABC transporter permease, which translates to MKFVSPTEFTKDKLWSVQEYSLLCGRSIASLFSRPIYFSDIFTQMDSIGIGSLPIVILSGFFTGCVLALQSVSSLKEFGAVSMTGTLVALSMVKELGPVLTGLMVSGRNASGMASELGSMKVTEQLDAMRALGVDPIRKLVAPRVSATVFMLFWLTVISDAVGMLGGGLVGVFMLGLNGHSYWRTSYRALNYGDVVQGMTKPVFFGFIIATVGCYFGMSTKGGTQGVGKATTQAVVVSSVLIIVVDFLISRLTIGIFGR; encoded by the coding sequence ATGAAGTTTGTTTCGCCAACCGAATTTACAAAAGACAAGCTGTGGTCCGTGCAGGAGTATTCCCTGCTCTGCGGTCGCTCCATCGCCTCTCTCTTTTCGCGTCCCATCTACTTTTCCGACATCTTCACGCAGATGGATTCCATCGGCATCGGATCGTTGCCCATCGTGATTCTGTCGGGCTTTTTCACCGGATGCGTTCTCGCCCTGCAGTCTGTGTCTTCCCTGAAGGAGTTCGGCGCCGTCTCCATGACCGGCACACTCGTTGCGCTCTCCATGGTGAAGGAGCTTGGCCCTGTGCTGACCGGCCTGATGGTCTCGGGCCGTAACGCCTCGGGTATGGCCAGCGAGCTTGGTTCCATGAAGGTGACGGAGCAACTCGACGCCATGCGTGCCCTCGGCGTCGACCCCATCCGCAAACTCGTCGCGCCACGCGTCTCTGCAACGGTCTTCATGCTCTTCTGGCTTACGGTCATTTCGGACGCGGTAGGTATGCTGGGCGGCGGTCTTGTCGGCGTCTTTATGCTGGGGCTGAACGGACACTCCTACTGGCGCACCAGTTACCGCGCTCTGAACTACGGGGATGTGGTCCAGGGCATGACCAAGCCTGTCTTCTTTGGGTTCATTATTGCCACGGTGGGCTGCTACTTCGGCATGAGCACCAAGGGTGGGACCCAGGGTGTGGGCAAAGCCACCACCCAGGCCGTCGTGGTGTCCTCTGTGTTGATCATCGTGGTGGACTTTCTCATCAGCCGCCTGACCATCGGCATTTTCGGGCGGTGA
- a CDS encoding ABC transporter ATP-binding protein: MPEEKTKEPVLEVRNVSIAFDNNHVLDDVSFTLYSGETCILLGPAGGGKSVLLKIINGLIPPDSGSIRIFGQEITTMTQQELFKMRRRVGMVFQESALFDSMNVEDNVAYRLNEEGVDPAEAHKRVEESLEFVELSQAINKFPSELSGGMRRRVSIARALITKPDLILYDSPTGGLDPITSTTIVELVLKQRDESHTASLMITHRLQDAFFLATHHWDSATKSAQLIPDGGVDQNTKFLVLNEGRVVFDGSTLELTHSEDPWLQNFLS; the protein is encoded by the coding sequence ATGCCAGAAGAAAAAACCAAAGAACCGGTGCTCGAGGTTCGAAACGTCAGCATCGCCTTCGATAACAATCACGTTCTCGACGATGTCAGCTTCACGCTGTACAGCGGCGAAACCTGTATCCTGCTGGGGCCCGCGGGCGGCGGCAAAAGCGTTCTGCTGAAGATCATCAATGGACTGATTCCACCGGACAGCGGCAGCATCCGCATCTTCGGCCAGGAGATCACCACCATGACGCAGCAGGAACTCTTCAAGATGCGGCGTCGCGTGGGCATGGTCTTCCAGGAGTCTGCCCTGTTTGATTCCATGAACGTGGAAGACAACGTGGCCTATCGCCTGAACGAAGAGGGTGTTGACCCGGCAGAAGCGCATAAGCGAGTGGAAGAGTCACTGGAGTTCGTGGAACTCAGCCAGGCCATCAACAAGTTTCCATCAGAGCTTTCCGGCGGTATGCGGCGTCGCGTCTCCATCGCGCGTGCGTTGATCACCAAGCCTGACTTGATCCTTTACGATTCGCCCACGGGCGGCCTGGACCCCATTACATCCACGACGATTGTGGAGTTGGTCCTGAAGCAGCGTGATGAATCCCACACTGCCTCCCTGATGATTACGCACCGCCTGCAGGACGCGTTCTTCCTGGCCACGCATCATTGGGATAGCGCGACAAAGTCCGCACAACTCATCCCGGATGGCGGTGTGGATCAGAACACAAAATTCCTGGTCTTGAACGAAGGGCGAGTCGTCTTCGACGGGTCCACGCTGGAGCTGACTCACAGCGAAGACCCGTGGTTGCAGAACTTCCTCTCGTAA